A window of the Euzebya pacifica genome harbors these coding sequences:
- a CDS encoding non-heme iron oxygenase ferredoxin subunit has product MTESNTHRVAGAASLAPGEVRLLELGGQRVCLARTDDDELFAVDDICSHEEESLSEGWLDGSCIECPAHNSVFDLRTGEALTLPATEPVRTYPVTTDGDDVLVTV; this is encoded by the coding sequence GTGACCGAGTCGAACACACATCGGGTGGCGGGGGCGGCGTCCCTGGCTCCCGGCGAGGTCCGGCTGCTCGAGCTCGGTGGCCAACGCGTCTGCCTGGCCCGCACCGACGACGACGAGCTGTTCGCGGTCGACGACATCTGCAGCCACGAGGAGGAGTCGCTCAGCGAGGGCTGGCTCGACGGCAGCTGCATCGAGTGTCCCGCCCACAACTCCGTCTTCGACCTGCGCACCGGCGAGGCGCTGACCCTGCCGGCCACCGAACCGGTCAGGACCTACCCCGTCACCACCGACGGCGACGACGTCCTCGTCACCGTCTGA